The following DNA comes from Paenibacillus crassostreae.
GGTTCATTTAGTAAATCACCCCAGACTTGTTATTGAACTTGCAAATGAAGTTCTTTATTCATTATAAAGAAGTCTGAAAAATAATGAAAACATGCTGAAAATGGTTATCCCTTTATAAAACTAGATAAAATAGGAGCACAGACCCTCAACAAGCTTAGCCATAGTTATCCTCCCCAATACTCCATTATCCTAGAGAGTAATAGCAAATCGAATAGATCCACGTTATTTCCCCTATTGAAATTACAAAGATAACCCATTCGAGACCGGAACAGGAACATCCCTCATTTGTCCTTTTCCCTTTCTCCATCTTAAGGCTACAAGAATTCCACGCAGATACTCATCCACAATCATCGCTATATATACACCAAGGAGACCCATCTCTAGCACAATTCCGAGTACATAAGCTAATCCAACGGATACCAACCACATTGAAATAATACTGGTTATCATAACATAGCGTGTTTGCCCAACTGCATTCAAAGCATTCCCCATCGTCATATTCATCATTTTACCTGGTTGAAGAACAATATTAATAATCAACAGGAACACGCCTAGCGCTATAATAGACTCATCCGACGTGAACCAATTCAAAATATATTTACCTAATATAACGAGGATTAATGTGTTCACCTCAACTAGCACGATCCCCCACTTTAGCGCTTTCCATACATCAGAATAAGCCTCTTTCCGTTTTCCTGAGCCATATAAGTGTGCAGTACGAATCTGTACAGCCATCGCTATGGCCATTCCGAATAGAAAAGCAAATGACTCAACTGTTGATAAATAGGAACGCGTAGCCAATTCTAGCGCACCCATTGTCCCAATGAAGGCTGCAATGACTAGCTGAGTAATGGAGTAAGTCCCACCACCCAAAGCAAGAGGAACACCGATCTTGGCAATTTCTTTGACAATCTTTTTATTCCACCTTACAAACTCGGCAAATGTTAGACGTGAGCTAAAACTATTTAACAGAATGATGAATAACATCAACGCGGCAAGCGTTCTACTCAGAACGGTAGAGATCCCTACGCCTACCATCCCTAGTTCAGGGAAGCCAAACGAGCCAAAAATAAATACATAGTTAAATACAATATGAATTAGATTCATCCCGATGGCAATCATCATTGTTGCCTTCGTATTACCTGTGTTACGAATAATATTACTGCAAACTTGAAGAAGTGCCATCATGATTGCGCCACTTCCTACGATATATAGGTACTGCTGTGCCAAAGGTTTAATCTCCGGCGGGACCTGCATTAATGTCAATATTAAATCTGTATTGAAATGTACTACTAGACTTACAGCAATCCCAATCATAACATTAAATGAAAAAGCTAGAGAAGCTGCCTTACGTGCTTCTAGTTCATTACCCGCTCCAAGCTTCTGGGCAACTAATATCCCTGCACCACCGCTAATCATCGTAAATAATACAAACAAAGCTGCAAAAAATTGATTACAAATTCCTACTGCTGCAACAGCCTCATCTGATATTCTGCTAACCATAATTGTGTCGACTGTCCCAATCATAAATTGAAGCGACATTTCTAACATAATAGGCCATGCTAAATTATACAGAGAATAGGTGTCATTATTTCTTAAAGATGCCATGTTTCTCTACCCCTTGGTCATTTAGACATATTCATTAATAGTATTTTTCTCATCGTCGCTAATGATAACATTCATTCATAAGTGCTACAATAACTTTATATTGTTTGCGCAGTACTTTAGAAACATTGCATTTAAACAACCTTATGATAGTATATAACATAAAGAAAGATGCCCTTATTATGTTTATTAGGCAATCAAAAGGTGAAATAACATTGAAAAATAATCATAAGCTTCTTATCCTTGGATTAGTCCTATCCTTTATATGGATGTTCCTATATCCTTCATTCAGCTATGCACATGCATATCTTCAGCAATCTAGCCCCTCTGCGAACGATATCATCAGTCAATCCCCATCTAAGATCACCCTTCAATTCAATGAGTCTGTACAGCCATCTTTCCACAGCATTCTAGTCACGAATTCAAGTGGGGAACGGGTTGAGCTTGATGATAGCTACATTCCAGACGACCAGCTAAATAGGCTAGAAAGCAATCTGAAACCTAATCTCCCTGATGGTTTATACGTAATTCAATGGAATGTCATTTCTGGAGATGGCCATCCCATAGAAGGAGATATCCCCTTTCAAGTTGGGGAGGGTAATCATTCTACTGTCGTACCTTCAGCAAACACCACGAAGAAGCTTCCTAGTGGTGACTACATTGCAGTACGTTGGTTATTGTACTTGGGCATATCCTTCTTGATGGGCATTCTCAGCTTTTATCTCTTTATGTATCCTGCTAACCCTAAAGGTAAATCTCCATTACCTCGGCGTAGTCGTACTTTATTATGGATATCATATTGCAGTATTGCTGTAAGTGTTGTTTTGAGTCTGCCACTCCAAGCGACAATCAATGCACATATCCATTGGTTAGAACTATGGACAACTCCATGGTTTGATCAAATCCTTCGAACTAATTTCGGTCCGATCTGGTTGGTTCAAATAGTGCTAGTAACGATTCTAGGAGGATCACTTTATTCTATCAACCGATCAGTTGCAACAAGTCGATCAAGAATGATAAGTTTATCCGTTGCCTATTCTTTGGGGCTTGGAATTCTTTTATCTAAATCTTTCATTGGTCATTCGGCTGTTTCTGAATTTAAAATTTTATCCGTCACAATGAACTTTCTTCACTTGGCTGCCATCTGCATCTGGATCGGTTCATTACTTGCAATAGCTGTGATTCTTCCGAAAGAGGCATCACTCCCTTCTCTGGCAAAAGACCGAAATGTGGTCATTTCGCACGTCATTCATTTGTTCTCCTATTGGGGAACCGGACTTGTTGCTACCATGTTGGTGAGTGGAATCTATGCCAGCCTGAAGTATGTCCCAACGCTATATTCATTATTTAATACATTATATGGTCAAGTGTTATTACTCAAATGTGGCCTAGTAGTCATTATGCTAGTGTTAGCAGCATTTAACTATTTACGCGGTAGAAAGAAGAAATCATTGGGGCGTAGTGTATGGATCGAATTATCTATGGGTGTCATTATTCTTGTACTTGCCGCAATCCTTACCCATTTGCCCACTGCGATGGCATCACCAGGACCTATCCAAGCAACGAATACTCTAGCTAACGGTGAGGCCATTACAATCCGCATTAGTCCCAATGTTGTCGGTATTAATGAGTTTGAAATAGACATTCATGATGTGCACGGGCAAGAGATTCGTAATATTCAACAAGTGAAGCTTACACTCACTTCCCTAGATATGGACATGGGTAAATACGAGATCATTCTTCCCTCTCAACCCAGTTCGACCTTTCTAGCACAAGACCTAATCAGCATGGCCGGAAGCTGGAAAGTTCAAGTCCATATTCTAACTGAGTCACTAGATGCTTGGGATACGGAGTTCACTATCAGAGTGGGTACTGAATAACAACTCAGTAACTAAATTATGAAAGTAGGAATTCATCTTGTTTAATAAGTCCAAATTATCCGTACTACTCATCTCAGTTGTCGCAAGCATCATGGTATTTGCCGGTGTTGCAAGTGCACATATCACAGTTAAGCCAGCTACATCCACCCCGGGAGCTTGGGAAACCTACACCATAAAAATTCCGGTAGAAAAGGACATCGCAACAACTAAAGTATCTCTGAAAATCCCCACTGAAATTGTCTTTAAGCAATATCAACCTGTTCCTGATTGGCAGATCAGTACAGAAAAGGATTCTGCAGGTAAAATAAGTACAATCACATGGACTGCTACAGGCGAAGGAATTTTAGCTGGAGAGTTTGAAATGTTTAACTTTGTAGCCCAGAATCCCACGGAGGATACCTCCGTAGCATGGGATGCTTATCAATATTATAAGGATGGTACCATTGTCGAATGGACAGGCGAAGAAGGTTCAGATTCACCTCATGCTATCACCTTGATTACATCATCTGAAGAAGCTAATAGCAGTTCATCTACGGAGCATGATCACAGTACAACAACTGCACCCGCTATATCAGATCAAGACCTTACTTCAACAGAAACCGAATCCACAAGTTCTAGCTCAACCTTAGATATCATCACACTGATCATATCCATTGTAGCTCTAACCCTATCACTCGTAACATTATTTAAAGCACTTAGAAATAAAAAGCAATAACTTCAAGAATCGCTTATCACTCAATAACGTAAATATGAAATAGACCGTAATCCTTTAAGGATTACGGTCTATTTCACATTCACATTAGTAATTTAACATCCTGATGGATGTTAATCCTAGCTGTGACATGATCTAATCGATTTGAACGCCTCTCTTGATTGCCTTCAAGTCACCATTGGAATTGTTAAGTATAGGAAGCATCTTAGTATCTCGAACCATAGGGGCATTGCATAACCGACAAGTCGGTTCATGTTCGAATGCGAAATTATCTCGCATCCATCCCTTACAGTTCTCATCCGTACAGGACCAAATTGAAGTATTTTCTTCTGGAATTTCCTCTAACGACTTTTTACGATAATTCATACTCAACCTCCTCATAAGACTTTAAAAAACCAAACAAGTAAAGACGGATACCGAACCTGAAATAAGTGGCATCCGCAAGATAGATCGTACCTTATACGTCCTGTGTCTTATAGTATAGAAAAACTGCCCTTAACAGACGTTAAGGGCAGTTCTGTTTATATTACAGTTTTACTACGTTTTCTGCTTGTGGTCCACGGTTTCCTTCAACTACGTTGAACTGAACACGTTGTCCTTCGTCCAAAGTTTTGAATCCGTCACCAGTGATAGCTGAGAAGTGAACGAAAACGTCGCTTCCGCCTTCTACTTCGATGAAACCGAAACCTTTGTCTGCGTTAAACCATTTTACTGTACCTGTTTGCATTTGTAATTCCTCCAAAAAATTTAATTAATGCTGATCTTTTTTTACACTTGCATATAAAAAAGTTTCACACATTGAAAAGTGTTCCATTATGACTGAATCCGCTTTTCAATACGTGAAAGCGATCAATATTTCCTAACTGAGTTCAGTGTAACATACGGTTTGACGAAACGCAAGGATGAGTGAAACTAATTTCCATTTTTAATGAAAAACCATAACACACCCGTAATGTTATATTTCATAACAAACTGTCATTGGTTTGTTTTCTTCCTCATATACTATGCACATATTTGCTTCAACCTATACATGATTTTATATTGTAATCGGCAAAGGAGGGCATGAACACTGATCAAATTCAAGAACGTTAATAAGTACTTTGGTTCTTTTCACGTACTCAAGAACATTGACCTTCAGATTAATGAAGGAGAAGTTGTTGTGATTATCGGTCCCTCAGGTTCAGGTAAAAGCACACTACTTCGTTGTATTAATCGGCTCGAGACCATTTCAGATGGCGAATTGATCCTGAATAAGGTTCCTTTGCACGACAACAAAATTGATATTAATCTGTTCCGTCGCGATATAGGTATTGTGTTCCAACACTTTAATCTTTATCCCCACAAAAAGGTTATTGATAATATTATCCTCGCCCCTATGAAAGTTCAACGGCTTTCTAAAGATGAAGCAAAGACGATAGCTATGTCCTATCTAACTCGTGTGGGAATAGATGAAAAGGCAGATAGCTACCCTTCCCAACTATCAGGTGGGCAACAACAGCGCGTTGCTATTGCACGTGGACTTGCGATGAATCCCAAGATTATGCTCTTCGACGAACCTACCTCAGCACTTGATCCTGAAATTATTGGGGAAGTACTCGATGTCATGCGTTCTTTAACCAATCAAGGCATGACCATGGTTATTGTAACGCATGAGATGGGATTTGCCCGCGAAGTTGCTGATGTCATAGTTTTTATAGATGAAGGTCAGATTCTAGAAGTAGCTACATCAACAGAATTCTTCTCCAGCCCACGCGAAGCACGTGCACGTGCTTTCCTCAGTCGCCTGATTAACCATTAAACATATCCTAGAGAAATTGAAAGGGGAACATGAATCATGAACAAAATAATGAGGTCCCATGTATTACTTATTGTAATCTTAGCTATTGCTGTTGCATTGGCAGGATGCAGCTCAAACAAAGAGAATACTACGCTCGGAGCGATAAAGGATCGTGGGAAAGTGATTGTAGGTGTGAAATATGATACCAAGTTGTTCGGTCTTAAAGACCCTGCTACAGGTAATGTTGAAGG
Coding sequences within:
- a CDS encoding cold-shock protein; this encodes MNYRKKSLEEIPEENTSIWSCTDENCKGWMRDNFAFEHEPTCRLCNAPMVRDTKMLPILNNSNGDLKAIKRGVQID
- a CDS encoding amino acid ABC transporter ATP-binding protein, translated to MIKFKNVNKYFGSFHVLKNIDLQINEGEVVVIIGPSGSGKSTLLRCINRLETISDGELILNKVPLHDNKIDINLFRRDIGIVFQHFNLYPHKKVIDNIILAPMKVQRLSKDEAKTIAMSYLTRVGIDEKADSYPSQLSGGQQQRVAIARGLAMNPKIMLFDEPTSALDPEIIGEVLDVMRSLTNQGMTMVIVTHEMGFAREVADVIVFIDEGQILEVATSTEFFSSPREARARAFLSRLINH
- a CDS encoding MATE family efflux transporter, which gives rise to MASLRNNDTYSLYNLAWPIMLEMSLQFMIGTVDTIMVSRISDEAVAAVGICNQFFAALFVLFTMISGGAGILVAQKLGAGNELEARKAASLAFSFNVMIGIAVSLVVHFNTDLILTLMQVPPEIKPLAQQYLYIVGSGAIMMALLQVCSNIIRNTGNTKATMMIAIGMNLIHIVFNYVFIFGSFGFPELGMVGVGISTVLSRTLAALMLFIILLNSFSSRLTFAEFVRWNKKIVKEIAKIGVPLALGGGTYSITQLVIAAFIGTMGALELATRSYLSTVESFAFLFGMAIAMAVQIRTAHLYGSGKRKEAYSDVWKALKWGIVLVEVNTLILVILGKYILNWFTSDESIIALGVFLLIINIVLQPGKMMNMTMGNALNAVGQTRYVMITSIISMWLVSVGLAYVLGIVLEMGLLGVYIAMIVDEYLRGILVALRWRKGKGQMRDVPVPVSNGLSL
- a CDS encoding copper resistance CopC/CopD family protein gives rise to the protein MKNNHKLLILGLVLSFIWMFLYPSFSYAHAYLQQSSPSANDIISQSPSKITLQFNESVQPSFHSILVTNSSGERVELDDSYIPDDQLNRLESNLKPNLPDGLYVIQWNVISGDGHPIEGDIPFQVGEGNHSTVVPSANTTKKLPSGDYIAVRWLLYLGISFLMGILSFYLFMYPANPKGKSPLPRRSRTLLWISYCSIAVSVVLSLPLQATINAHIHWLELWTTPWFDQILRTNFGPIWLVQIVLVTILGGSLYSINRSVATSRSRMISLSVAYSLGLGILLSKSFIGHSAVSEFKILSVTMNFLHLAAICIWIGSLLAIAVILPKEASLPSLAKDRNVVISHVIHLFSYWGTGLVATMLVSGIYASLKYVPTLYSLFNTLYGQVLLLKCGLVVIMLVLAAFNYLRGRKKKSLGRSVWIELSMGVIILVLAAILTHLPTAMASPGPIQATNTLANGEAITIRISPNVVGINEFEIDIHDVHGQEIRNIQQVKLTLTSLDMDMGKYEIILPSQPSSTFLAQDLISMAGSWKVQVHILTESLDAWDTEFTIRVGTE
- a CDS encoding YcnI family protein; this encodes MFNKSKLSVLLISVVASIMVFAGVASAHITVKPATSTPGAWETYTIKIPVEKDIATTKVSLKIPTEIVFKQYQPVPDWQISTEKDSAGKISTITWTATGEGILAGEFEMFNFVAQNPTEDTSVAWDAYQYYKDGTIVEWTGEEGSDSPHAITLITSSEEANSSSSTEHDHSTTTAPAISDQDLTSTETESTSSSSTLDIITLIISIVALTLSLVTLFKALRNKKQ
- a CDS encoding cold-shock protein; amino-acid sequence: MQTGTVKWFNADKGFGFIEVEGGSDVFVHFSAITGDGFKTLDEGQRVQFNVVEGNRGPQAENVVKL